The segment ATTGTGGCATCAGTCATCACTTCCGCCGTAGCAGGATAAGGGCCATCATCAAATAACAATACCTCAGCAAAAATCTGACCCTCGCCAACAAAGTGAAGGATATGCTCCCTACCGTCTGCCAACGTTTTGGATAATTTTATACGTCCCTGCTGGACAAAAAATAAAGCGTCCCCCGGTTCACTTTCCATAAAAATAAACATTCCTTTACGATAAGGCCGAAATAATACGATTGCGGCAAGTTGGTCCAATTCCTCATCGTTAAGGCCGGCGAATACATGTATTTGCCTAAGTACCTGCTTGAAATCCTTCATCAGATAATCCCCCCTAGGTGTGAAATACCCTCACTATGCAATAATATTCTATCACCCACCTTCCGATTTGGAAAGCTGAGGACCAAAAAATCCGATTATTTTACTGTGTTTTAAAGCATAAATAGTCGCAGCAGCTCGGCTTTTTAACCCCAATTTATGGAGAATGTTTGAAACATAGTTACGCACGGTACCGGAGCCTAAATACAGTTGCGCTGCTATTTCTTTATTTGTCAAACCTTGCCCTAACAGTATTAATATATTTAGTTCTTGTTGGGTAAGATCTTCCAACCTTTCTTCATTTATATCCCTATCTTTTTGTTTTTCGTGAAATCCCAGTAGTATCTCAGCTACAAATGGGTCAACAAATCGTCCACCCTGAATAATTTTCGTAATTATGTAGTGTAATTCGTTAATATCTGTGTTTTCTTTGGATAGATATCCATCAACCCTGGCCTGATTGAAATAACGCATTACAAATTCCGGGTCATCTCTGGTAGAAAAGATGATTACTTTGGTA is part of the Metallumcola ferriviriculae genome and harbors:
- a CDS encoding response regulator transcription factor, yielding MGGEMKPEQRRNVRVLLADNFIIARKSVRTALEQFDEIEVIGEVSEGRNCINQVRNKGPDIVIMNSSITVDEGMALCQQLKENFPDTKVIIFSTRDDPEFVMRYFNQARVDGYLSKENTDINELHYIITKIIQGGRFVDPFVAEILLGFHEKQKDRDINEERLEDLTQQELNILILLGQGLTNKEIAAQLYLGSGTVRNYVSNILHKLGLKSRAAATIYALKHSKIIGFFGPQLSKSEGG